The genomic stretch CACAACAAAACCCAAATGCATAATCAAAAGACCCATTCAAAAGAGACACACGAAAGTCTCAACCTTTATGTACCTTCGTCCTTGAGCGTGACGTATACATCCTCTCCATCTTCCTCGTCTTGCAATGCCTTCCCACGGAGAATCATCCTCAAATTCGCCACTGGAAACCGACCCTTTTCCGCAATCGCGTTCCTCAAATCACGAACCTAAGAATCAGCCAatgatcaatcaatcaatccaCTTCGTTACACACAGTATAGCGAGATACAGAGGAAGAATGAGAAAGTTCCATACTTTGATACGAGACGCCACTCGAATTCGAGAGGGACGAGATGGGCCGATGGTTTTGTGGGTGATCTCCACGGTGGTGCCATCGTCGCTGCTGCTCATTTTTTCGAGAAATTGATGGTTAGGGTTTCCAATGGGGATTGATTGGAGTTATTTCTCCGACGGTAGAATCCGATttgagtttatttatttatttctatttgcATATCTGCCtggtatttttaattaattatactttaACCCCGAAGTGTTTCAGAGAGTTCACGTTGGGAGTTGTAACCTTAAAACTCAAACACCAAACCCATTATAAAATGTTTCATTTGATGGGTTGGTATTCTGTATCACTGTCACCACAGACACTTATTTGGTCTGTCCTTTTGTATTTGTTGAACACTCACTTATTTGGTCTGTCCTTTTGTATTTTGTTGAACACCCAACTTCCATGAAACTCAGCACTTGAGGAGATGTCAAAGAATCTCGTGTGATTCTTCTGATCAACAATCTTTCCCATTTTCCCTGACGCCATCTCATCAGGGCATTACAATTATTTGGGAGTGGAACCATTAGAACGAAGGTAAATGGAAAAGAGATTGCTCAAAAGAAGAATCAAGATTCTAATCGCTTTTGTCTACTCATGGATTTTTTCAGACAATGAGAGAAAAGAACGAGTGATAGATAGACCTTTAAATAGAGTTTTGCGCTGTTGAGAACGCGGTTTTAGTAGAGAGTTATGGGACAGTGGCCATCACCTAACCTAACCTATTGTTCTAAAACGACACAACTGTTTTGGCTTTAAAGATCTTTTGACAATGATGACTAAACTTTAAAGATACTAACTAGATTATGTAGGAAACAGCATTGTGGTAGAATGAAAATCTCGAACCGGTTGGATTGAGATAACCGGGAATACTGAACTTCAGTGAAAACAATCTAATGATCACAAAATGATGTATGTGCATAAGAAAAACTACATTCCGTTCTAACGAACACCACATGATTTATAAGACAAGAAAGTTAGATGTGGTCATTTTAATTTCACCTAGTACGTAGGAATTAGCCACTTGTAAAAAGAACCATAATTTTTGTAAGAGCCCCAAACTtgaaaaaagaatttttaaaagtagttgcaAGAGCTTCTGAGTAGTAGAGAAGGTTTGGGTCACACTTTTAATACACACCATAGGCATAGGATGAGGCCTTCAATTTATGCCTTACATGTCATTGATAGAACACAACAAGAAAACAGAAAGAATATCTTTAAAATCTCCTATTTGTTTGGAGAAGACAAAACACAGAGCAAGAAAgaagcaaagaaacaaaaacaaaaatggcaCTGAGAATGTGGGCTTCTTCTACAGCAAGCGCTCTCAAGCTTTCTTCTTCTGTCTCCAAGTCTCAGCTCACTCCTGCTTTCtccatctctagatgcttcTCTTCAGGTGATTGTGATTATGTATATAGTTGTGTGTTACATAGCTTCTGTCATAAGTTGTTGATAGGTTTCTCTTTTAGTGCTGGAGGGATTGAAGTATGCAAATTCACATGAGTGGGTTAAACATGAAGGCTCTGTTGCCACTATTGGTATTACTGACCATGCTCAGGTAACATAGGAACTTAAAAGAGTTTATCTCTTTGGGGAATGATGTAAAGATGATTTGGCTGAAAAGAGGAGAAATAACAATAAATGTTGCAGGACCATTTAGGAGAAGTGGTGTTTGTAGAACTGCCAGAGGAAAATGGTTCAGTGAGCAAAGAGAAAAGCTTTGGAGCAGTGGAGAGTGTGAAAGCGACAAGTGAGATCTTATCTCCCATCTCAGGTGAAGTCATTGAGGTTAACAAGAAGCTCTCAGAAGCACCAGGCTTGGTACGATTTAAAACGAAAGAAAGTAGTAAGTTACGTCTCAGTTGATGACAACATGTAAAGCAAACTAATTACcatttgtgttttgtgtagatTAACTCAAGCCCCTATGAAGATGGATGGATGATCAAAGTGAAGCCTAGCAACCCCTCAGAGTTAGAATCTTTGATGGGTTCAAAGGAATACACCAAGTTCTGCGAGGAGGAAGACGCTGCTCATTAATTAGGAGGGTTTATCTCTACTTCTATGTTCCAaatttccttaaaaaaaatcattaaaagtaTATCAGTTCTCATGCATATTTTCATAACCAACACACCAATGAATGTATGGTTCGTTGGTTTTTAATAtcacaaacatattttatacaCCATAGTCTATGATTCTTTTTGTTAACATATATAAGAGACTTAATTTGTTCGAAACAACAAACGTTGTCATTTGTCACGCCAACATATTACTTTTCTTAAACGTCATTTTATTCTCAAAAAAGTGATTAGTTTCACGTACTCTTTTTGACCAacatcttatattatttttatatcctaCCAGGCAAGTTAGGTCTTTATTGGTTGTATCTACCTTGACATTAGTTGACAATACTGTAACTTCCAAATTGGTAAAAGTTGGCATGAAAATGCATGTAACGACACAAGGTAACATATTAAAGAAAAGTAAAACACTAAGCACACATATATGCACACACACGTACAGAGAAACACATTACACAGGACATAACTTTCCAATGGAGATGAAGCTATGGGTCTCTTTAATCGTGGTATCTGCCATTACGACCACAGCTTTGGGGGACTTTGGAGGAGCATTAGTGAAAGGTTTCTACAAAGAGAGTTGCCCATTAGCAGAAGAAATCGTCAAGCACAACGTTGAGGTTGCTGTTCTCAAAGATCCTCGCATGGCCGCTTCTCTTCTCCGTCTTCAGTTCCACGACTGCTTTGTCTTGGTTAGACATCACTCTCTGATTTTAACCTACTTTAATAATAATCAAAGGTGTATAAGAAGGCTAAAATTGGTTTATCATGTCGTATGATTGATTTATTTTAGGGTTGTGATGCGTCTGTGCTCTTGGATACACATGGAGATATATTGAGTGAGAAACAAGCAACTCCAAACGTGAACTCTTTGCGTGGGTTTGAAGTTATCGATTACATAAAGTACCTCCTTGAAGAAGCTTGTCCTTTAAACCGTCTCTTGTTCCGACATCATCACCATGGCAGCTCGTGACTCCGTCTTCCTGGTACTATTCCCCATTACTCTTCCTCACTGGTGTTTCTGATAAATAGAAAACCTAACGGTCAAACCCTAAAACGAAAACGAAAATGATTGGTGTATTTTTAGAGAGGTGGACCATGGTGGGAAGTTTACTTAGGGAGAAGAGACTCCATCAAGGCCAGCTTCGCCGGCGCAAACCAATACATCCCCGCACCAAACACTTCTCTCGAAGGCCTCATCATAAACTTCAAGCAACAAGGTCTGGACATTCAAGACCTCATAGCTCTTTCAGGCGCTCATACGATAGGTAACGCGAGATGCGTGAGCTTCAAGCAACGCATTAATCAACCAAACATGTTGCAAACATTCTACGTCGATGAATTCAAAAGACACAGCACGTTCAGGCGAATCCTACGGTCACAGTGCAAAGACTCTAGCCGAGACAACGAACTGTCACCGTTGGATATACAGACTCCTGCTTACTTTGATAACCATTATTACATCAATCTTTTGAAGGGAAGAGGGTTGTTGATTTCGGATAACGTTTTGGTTAGTGAAGATCATGAAGGAGAGGTATTCAGGAAGGTTTGGGAATATGCGGTGAATCAAGAGCTCTTCTTTCTGGATTTTGTGGAATCTATGTTGAAAATGGCTAATATCAATGTTCTTACTGGTATTGAAGGAGAGATTAGGGAGAGTTGTAGATTTGTTAATATTTGAATAAAAGGACTAAACAATCCAATTGATATTGGAACTCATGTGGCCTTGCATATTTTACAAATTTGCCAAGATTATTTGGTTAACGGATTTTTCATTGATCAAAGGATCCTTAAACGAACAACATAGAAGTTCATGTGGACATGCTCAAGTGGCAATATTATTTTCTAGTTACATTTATGGCATTATTTCACCTAATCAATCCATTTTTTCAGCAACTCTACTActcaattcaaaattttagtcTCCACTCAAAGAATTTAAAAGGGGAAAGTAGCATGAAAAAACCATGAATTTGACAAAAAATTGCACTTTAAACCTTGAAATTCAACTATTAACACTTTAAGCAATGAAACTTGTTTCaatatatactccctctgttttttaaagaTGGATGTTCtaggaaaatattttgtttctaaaagatgtattttcatgttttcaaagcatattttgtcaattaataatgaaaaattgtgtgtttcaaaaatattaattacatttcttttaatcctattggtttaaaaatataggaaatataaagttacaaaaactatgcattaataactaagttttaatatggtttcttaataagtgtgaaaatccTAGAACATTCATctttaaaaacagagggagtattaaacttcaaaattaaCTTTCTTTGTTTCACACGTCAAAACTGTGACCAGTTACTACTCATTACTCCTTCTGTTTCAAATAACTTGtcattctaaaataaaatttttgttttaaaataagtgtcattttcggttttcaatacaaaattattgaaaatatttctactatatattttttaccaATTGatatatggttaggtgtattggTAAAAGTGCTTCTACtttgaaaatatgtaaaattaaatgttttttaatctatgtgcataaatttaaaacgacaaataatttgaaacggaaggagtacCGGGTAAAATCGGTGACATGACagtttacttaaaaaaaatatatattttttaattaatataaattctaaaaaatgataaaaattcaggaaaatcaagaaaaataaaatttaaatatttaaatattcaaaataataataaaaaaaatataatttcaaaaatctaactaaaataagaataaattttgaaaaccgattaaaattaaaaataaaattataaattgtagaaatctataaataaacataaaatgggaaatttacaaaaaaatcaggaaaacaaaataaaaaaaatgtacttGAGCTCAATCCTCTTTTGCAAAACTGGCaaaaaaagttcacaaaattttacattttaaatgcTTTGTTGAGTCTAAATCTCTAAGCTCCAAAATGTTCATATGCTACCTAAAAGCCAAATAGGTTTGggttttcattttaatttttgcttttttttttattaaaataattgttttctacatttttataaatttcctattttactaattttcattgatttttacagttaattaatcttatttttgaatttctagaattgttatttaattttttaattttattattatttattaaaaattttaattttatttatattgattttCCTGAATATGTAccaatttttacaatttatactgagttttatttttatctaattattttatttgttaattaaattaattaaaatatttattttatttttaagttcgatgtttaatatgttaataaaacaaatttcattaTTTGAAATGTTAACAGTTGAACTTCAAAATCTAGAGTGCAAACATTTGTAAACTTTTTATTGGATTTATGTGATTTAGTGAACCTCTTTATTGAATgcagattaaataatttatgtttgggttGGATC from Brassica napus cultivar Da-Ae unplaced genomic scaffold, Da-Ae ScsIHWf_228;HRSCAF=393, whole genome shotgun sequence encodes the following:
- the LOC125600518 gene encoding glycine cleavage system H protein 3, mitochondrial-like, whose product is MALRMWASSTASALKLSSSVSKSQLTPAFSISRCFSSVLEGLKYANSHEWVKHEGSVATIGITDHAQDHLGEVVFVELPEENGSVSKEKSFGAVESVKATSEILSPISGEVIEVNKKLSEAPGLINSSPYEDGWMIKVKPSNPSELESLMGSKEYTKFCEEEDAAH